Proteins from one Mycobacterium sp. HUMS_12744610 genomic window:
- a CDS encoding MaoC family dehydratase — protein MNDDSLIDAESASRVGTVAAAATGEVNRRDWQRWAAAVGDRNPLWFDPEYARANGYRDVICPPLFLQYAVLGVTHLDTLRPDGSSGAVSGSLAFPRAPKRMAGGESFTFHLPAYHRDQIDMVRTIESITEKEGRSGGFVLVTWHTIYRNQHGDLVAEASTSMIARP, from the coding sequence ATGAACGATGACAGCCTGATCGACGCCGAGTCGGCGTCGCGGGTGGGCACGGTCGCCGCCGCGGCGACGGGCGAGGTGAACCGGCGCGACTGGCAACGCTGGGCGGCCGCGGTCGGCGACCGCAACCCGCTGTGGTTCGACCCCGAGTACGCCCGGGCCAACGGGTATCGCGACGTCATCTGCCCGCCGCTGTTCCTGCAGTACGCCGTGCTGGGCGTCACGCACCTCGACACGCTGCGGCCCGACGGTTCCTCCGGCGCCGTCTCGGGCAGCCTGGCGTTCCCCCGCGCCCCCAAGCGGATGGCGGGCGGGGAGAGCTTCACCTTCCACCTGCCCGCCTATCACCGGGACCAGATCGACATGGTCCGCACCATCGAGTCGATCACCGAAAAAGAAGGCCGCTCGGGCGGATTCGTTCTCGTGACCTGGCACACGATCTACCGCAACCAGCACGGCGACCTGGTCGCCGAAGCCTCCACCTCGATGATCGCCCGGCCTTAG
- a CDS encoding MaoC/PaaZ C-terminal domain-containing protein, with protein MTDRQVFFDDVSAGEQIPALNVTVDETQLFFFSAATYNGHRIHYDKQWAHEEGYDDVLVQGPLQAALLARAVGDWIGGRGRLVSFSVQNRAVAYPGESLQFGGVITGTRLADGGAGLVDLDIAGRRGDTVLMPGTATVQLPRRGTPA; from the coding sequence TTGACCGACCGACAGGTCTTTTTCGACGACGTCAGCGCGGGGGAGCAGATCCCGGCGCTGAACGTCACCGTCGACGAAACCCAGCTGTTCTTCTTCAGCGCCGCCACCTACAACGGCCACCGCATCCACTACGACAAGCAGTGGGCGCATGAGGAAGGCTACGACGACGTGCTGGTCCAGGGCCCGTTGCAGGCGGCGCTGCTGGCGCGCGCGGTCGGCGACTGGATCGGCGGACGCGGTCGCCTGGTGTCCTTCTCGGTGCAGAACCGGGCCGTGGCCTATCCCGGCGAGTCGCTGCAATTCGGCGGGGTCATCACCGGCACCCGCCTCGCCGACGGGGGTGCCGGGCTGGTGGACCTCGACATCGCCGGCCGCCGCGGGGACACCGTGCTGATGCCCGGGACGGCGACGGTGCAGCTGCCCCGGCGCGGAACGCCGGCATGA
- a CDS encoding thiolase family protein encodes MTGLRGQAAIVGIAELPAERRPTAPPSFTLDQYAALAKLVVEDAGVDPAAVNGLITHGVAESAMFAPATLCEYLGLALDFGERVDLGGATSAGMVWRAAAAVELGVCDAVLAVVPGSAALPRSATRPAAAPNWYGASSNNYGSPQAEFEIPYGNVGQNAPYAQIAQRYAAEFGYDPAAIAEIAVDQRTNACAHPGAVFHGTPITVDDVLASPMIADPIHMLETVMRVHGGAGVLIANADLARRSRHRPVWITGFGEHIAFKTPTYAADLLRTPIARAADKAFAMAGLSRSDVDVASIYDCYTITVLMSLEDAGFCAKGKGMQWVTDHDLTYRGDFPLNTAGGQLSYGQAGMAGGMHHVVDGARQIMGRAGDAQVRDCHTAFVTGNGGIMSEQVALLLRGD; translated from the coding sequence ATGACGGGGCTGCGCGGCCAGGCGGCCATCGTCGGCATCGCCGAGTTGCCCGCCGAACGACGGCCGACCGCGCCGCCCTCGTTCACCCTCGACCAGTACGCCGCGTTGGCGAAGCTGGTCGTCGAGGACGCCGGCGTCGACCCCGCCGCCGTCAACGGTCTGATCACCCACGGCGTGGCCGAATCGGCGATGTTCGCGCCCGCCACGCTGTGCGAATACCTGGGCCTGGCACTGGATTTCGGCGAACGGGTCGACCTGGGCGGAGCCACCTCGGCGGGAATGGTGTGGCGGGCCGCGGCCGCGGTGGAACTGGGCGTCTGCGATGCGGTGCTGGCCGTCGTACCCGGATCGGCAGCGCTGCCCCGGTCGGCGACCAGGCCGGCCGCCGCCCCGAATTGGTATGGGGCGTCGTCGAACAACTACGGGTCACCCCAGGCCGAGTTCGAAATCCCCTACGGCAACGTGGGCCAGAACGCACCGTATGCGCAGATCGCCCAGCGGTACGCGGCCGAGTTCGGCTACGACCCGGCCGCGATCGCCGAGATCGCGGTGGACCAACGCACCAACGCGTGCGCGCACCCGGGCGCGGTGTTCCACGGCACCCCGATCACCGTGGACGACGTTCTCGCCAGCCCGATGATCGCCGACCCGATCCACATGCTGGAAACGGTGATGCGGGTGCACGGGGGAGCGGGTGTGCTGATCGCCAACGCCGACCTCGCGCGCCGCAGCCGGCATCGGCCCGTGTGGATCACCGGCTTCGGCGAGCACATCGCGTTCAAGACCCCGACCTACGCCGCGGACCTGCTGCGCACGCCGATCGCCCGGGCCGCCGACAAGGCGTTCGCGATGGCCGGGCTGAGCCGCTCCGACGTCGACGTGGCGTCGATCTACGACTGCTACACGATCACGGTGCTGATGAGCCTGGAGGATGCGGGCTTCTGCGCGAAAGGCAAAGGCATGCAATGGGTCACCGACCACGACCTGACCTACCGCGGTGATTTCCCGCTCAACACCGCCGGCGGCCAGCTCTCCTACGGGCAGGCCGGCATGGCGGGCGGCATGCACCACGTCGTCGACGGCGCCCGCCAGATCATGGGCCGGGCCGGCGACGCGCAGGTGCGCGACTGCCACACCGCGTTCGTCACCGGCAACGGCGGCATCATGAGCGAGCAGGTGGCGCTGCTCCTGCGAGGGGACTGA
- a CDS encoding Zn-ribbon domain-containing OB-fold protein: protein MNPTEPRPVPEPTPVSRPFWDGLAQHRIMVQYSPSAGRYVFYPRTLAPGTLADDLEWREIDGAGTLYTFTVARRPTGPPWADALPQLLAVVEWDAGPRISTELVDVDARDVRIGMRVMPVFCDLPDAGITLLKYRPA from the coding sequence GTGAACCCCACCGAACCCCGACCCGTCCCCGAGCCCACGCCCGTCTCCCGGCCGTTCTGGGACGGACTGGCCCAACACCGCATCATGGTGCAGTACTCGCCGTCGGCGGGCCGCTACGTGTTCTATCCCCGCACGCTGGCCCCCGGGACGCTGGCCGACGACCTGGAATGGCGTGAAATCGACGGCGCCGGAACCCTGTACACGTTCACCGTGGCCCGCAGGCCCACCGGGCCGCCCTGGGCCGATGCGCTGCCCCAGTTGCTCGCGGTGGTCGAGTGGGACGCCGGGCCGCGGATCAGCACCGAATTGGTCGACGTCGACGCGCGCGACGTCCGGATAGGAATGCGAGTGATGCCGGTGTTCTGTGATCTCCCCGATGCCGGGATCACCCTGCTGAAGTACCGGCCCG